From Drosophila virilis strain 15010-1051.87 chromosome X, Dvir_AGI_RSII-ME, whole genome shotgun sequence, the proteins below share one genomic window:
- the rudhira gene encoding pneumococcal serine-rich repeat protein isoform X1, with amino-acid sequence MSADSPRRHHSHHHHHHHHSVGVGGVGGIGVRGGMAMPAIVPPQAVSDRSILDSAIGFINDVTLVHQPQQDPKDTITWARFETSADVSDPRFGDDWELEGNAAPPLLLILGYGLGVQVWAIPANGEAVEVLSWRHGVVTALRVLPTPATATTALDDNGRADEPVDAFAEKRPLVALVDGGSAAASSLLGGGGGHISGGGGSGSAGGGIGNISAGSSHFSAVNFVSLKTGAQVKTIKFKNAVLDIQANRSAVVISFHERLAVFDARTLEDRLTITTCFPSPGINPNPIALGPRWLAYAEHKLLHSKRSGGGCDGEGVPSYTATVLNAAKSFGKGLRELGEQVAAGLTGTSAGSGNSSKSSSFDSATGGADAKQSGVVTIIDVKHPIKDYSPTTGAPLGLTGAHAGGDPIVAHFVAHSEALVAMEFDSSGMLLLTADRRGHDFHVFRIQPHPVGSSLAAVHHLYVLHRGDTSAKVQHIAFSLDSRWAAVSTLRGTTHVFPITPYGGAMGVRTHTSLHVVNKLSRFHRSAGLGADGRSSSPISHSESTTFVQSLQPYHNPTLPPFPRPAVVQPLAQLRQPFVLGSPPGSATLGGVSGGSGSSSSSGGGVGSHQRQRLSSLSDDCGKPLSVCATFAKPRSWLLEPPTATREAPHRVQRKAVDSLFVMAGHGALIQYDLDTKLASNVAKEKICDDTPIELEVEAKAQWNLGRRKDGSQEIIPPLALDNWLIKDRHASLLMDSAHQFDEPDERAESWLAQVEIITHAGPHRRLWMGPQFVFKNYNTPSGSNLNHVDAEAVEIGVTKTTSTTLPSTAAAPSAASLTPSGAIIAAVERSSPLNMPLGAAAGLGATVATTGRAGVPVLIESGSYSSIEQSPKLMDRFRHGHLDSDYGHGDMRLKEDLADAMRESPSTAAARREIGLAQRVANVATDPATSAATAAAAAATVATATATAGDNACYYDALAEHEADGDEESPAGLLPQELPHSAAAISALASVLPNICSYEVTAAGTTTKATAAPATTPRIEKIVNPLGTVTDVHAGISGELQTDMLDEVVGQLAAEDCVIHENCDEALFRPVVAIFCDELAEQRRHEQQLQRQREQQAEAAAAAAAGGGISPGQQQQLDDHNKPPVVLANKLIVPVIAKEMDEVITQKEKQQKSLKSQAAAEDAAQALRFAELSHLNRPAKGNSKATTTAKTASQLKLTTTATTTATAATTTTTTKTTTTAISEDEQLDDELQTSISSTLSLKTQSNKKSKAAKHKANKAAASNTQQQQQQQQQQQSNKKDKKQAAAEQQQEEEEELKPETERKKKQQPEQKQAPKQEPKPEQKQETKQKPEPQLAKLGKPEPEQETDYADGLLAKRADIAAVMVSSASAQGLDLHVETEQEPEPEPESKSPKQAKSKCSKNMPKAKEHNASQYQVKVLELTQQPGNAWKTVEQQAATAGNDFPSLSLARKSEKLLPGLMTPQQEPPARQASNFDDFLLSVLRPLETLPPLPALEPLQMPEDAPADGAAAATGTAAEAGAATTAESLINFESPLLENAAMPRKITPPPRGFTEQNLILALCGSLHYEHEYAQLLAAKAKAKAGETRTDLAMHKSNSSSGSEELLFMEEEPKKLSKKHKRNKQQQQQAAAAAAAAAAAVDDEELRPLISISMCESQLEKQQQLPEEQLDFVMKQRDGQVDADADADADADGDDDGDDDDDDDVDADADADVDVDVDANVVARNRTLPDDDLLHFGSSATAPHSGTTTDSEGPVPATTSDDNIVYGTSLTTAAHAKLKTKKLEHKINLIAAIEAATSSSTSSAEESSVETTTTSTAAAATAAATAATTTAAAAATCVAATEAAGGTADLLGMATPSVSAASVAAANSTTLGVGVGVGVGVPVTGQPSATKKKTKRRKR; translated from the exons ATGTCCGCGGACTCGCCACGCCGCCATCAcagccatcatcatcatcatcatcatcattctGTTGGCGTTGGAGGGGTCGGCGGTATCGGTGTGCGCGGCGGCATGGCCATGCCGGCAATTGTCCCGCCGCAGGCAGTCAGCGATCGCTCCATATTGGACTCGGCCATTGGGTTTATCAATGATGTGACGCTGGTGCATCAGCCGCAGCAGGATCCCAAGGATACCATTACCTGGGCCCGTTTCGAGACGAGCGCCGATGTGAGTGATCCGCGCTTTGGCGACGACTGGGAACTTGAGGGCAATGCGGCACCCCCCTTGCTGCTCATCCTCGGCTACGGCCTGGGCGTGCAGGTGTGGGCCATACCCGCCAACGGTGAAGCCGTCGAGGTGTTATCCTGGCGACATGGCGTTGTCACCGCACTTCGTGTTCTGCCCACCCCGGCAACGGCAACCACCGCACTCGATGACAATGGACGCGCCGATGAGCCAGTCGATGCCTTTGCCGAGAAGCGGCCACTTGTGGCTCTCGTCGATGGCGGCAGCGCTGCAGCCAGCAGTCTACTTGGCGGCGGCGGAGGTCACATctctggcggcggcggctcgGGCTCGGCGGGCGGTGGCATTGGCAATATCTCGGCCGGCTCCTCGCACTTCAGTGCCGTCAATTTCGTTTCACTGAAGACAGGCGCCCAGGTGAAGACCATCAAATTTAAGAATGCCGTACTGGACATTCAAGCCAATCGCTCGGCGGTGGTCATTAGCTTCCACGAGCGTCTGGCGGTGTTTGATGCCCGCACACTGGAGGATCGCCTAACCATAACCACCTGCTTTCCCAGTCCAGG CATCAACCCAAATCCCATAGCGCTCGGTCCACGCTGGCTGGCGTACGCGGAGCACAAGCTGCTCCACTCGAAGCGCAGCGGGGGCGGCTGCGATGGCGAGGGTGTGCCCAGCTATACGGCAACGGTGCTAAATGCAGCCAAATCCTTTGGCAAGGGTCTGCGCGAGCTGGGCGAACAGGTCGCCGCCGGCCTGACCGGCACAAGtgccggcagcggcaacagctcCAAGAGCAGCAGCTTCGACTCGGCGACGGGCGGCGCCGATGCCAAGCAATCGGGCGTGGTGACCATTATAGATGTGAAG CATCCCATTAAGGATTATAGTCCGACGACGGGCGCGCCGCTCGGCTTGACGGGCGCCCATGCGGGCGGGGATCCAATTGTTGCCCATTTTGTGGCGCACAGCGAGGCGCTGGTGGCCATGGAATTCGATAGCTCTGGCATGCTGCTGCTCACAGCGGATCGTCGTGGCCACGATTTCCATGTGTTTCGCATACAGCCGCATCCGGTCGGCTCCAGTTTGGCTGCGGTGCATCATCTGTATGTGCTGCATCGCGGCGATACCAGCGCCAAGGTGCAGCATATTGCCTTCTCGCTGGACTCACGCTGGGCGGCCGTCTCGACGCTTCGCGGCACCACCCATGTCTTCCCCATAACGCCCTACGGCGGCGCCATGGGCGTTCGCACCCACACCTCACTGCATGTGGTCAACAAGCTGTCGCGTTTCCATCGCAGCGCCGGACTGGGCGCCGACGGACGCTCCAGCTCGCCCATATCGCACTCGGAAAGCACCACGTTTGTGCAGTCGCTGCAGCCGTATCATAATCCCACATTGCCGCCATTTCCACGACCCGCTGTCGTCCAGCCGCTGGCACAGCTGCGTCAACCGTTTGTCCTGGGCTCGCCGCCGGGCAGCGCCACGCTGGGCGGCGTCAGCGGCGGatcgggcagcagcagcagctcgggcGGCGGCGTTGGCTCGCATCAGCGTCAGCGTTTATCATCGCTATCGGATGATTGCGGTAAACCGTTGAGCGTTTGCGCCACCTTCGCCAAGCCGCGCTCCTGGCTGCTGGAGCCGCCGACGGCGACGCGTGAGGCGCCGCATCGCGTCCAGCGCAAGGCTGTCGATTCGCTCTTCGTTATGGCCGGCCATGGAGCGCTCATACAATACGATCTGGACACGAAGTTAGCCTCAA ATGTTGCCAAAGAGAAGATTTGTGATGATACGCCCATTGAGTTGGAGGTGGAGGCCAAGGCGCAGTGGAATCTGGGCCGACGCAAGGATGGATCTCAAGAAATTATACCACCGTTAGCGCTGGACAATTGGCTGATCAAAGATCGACATGCCAGCCTGCTGATGGACAGCGCCCATCAGTTCGATGAGCCCGACGAGCGCGCCGAGAGCTGGTTGGCCCAGGTCGAGATTATCACGCACGCCGGTCCACATCGCCGTCTCTGGATGGGGCCGCAGTTTGTTTTCAAGAACTATAATACGCCCAGCGG CTCCAATTTGAACCACGTGGATGCGGAGGCCGTGGAAATAGGCGTTACCAAGACGACAAGCACAACGTTGCCGTCAACGGCAGCCGCTCCATCGGCCGCCTCGTTGACGCCCAGCGGTGCCATCATTGCCGCCGTGGAGCGTTCCAGTCCATTGAACATGCCGCTGGGCGCAGCGGCCGGGCTTGGTGCCACTGTCGCCACCACTGGACGTGCCGGTGTGCCCGTGCTCATCGAATCCGGTTCATATA gcagCATTGAGCAGAGCCCCAAACTGATGGATCGCTTTCGTCACGGGCACTTGGACTCGGACTATGGGCATGGCGATATGCGCCTAAAGGAGGATCTGGCCGATGCCATGCGAGAGTCGCCCTCAACGGCGGCAGCACGTCGCGAGATCG GCCTAGCGCAGCGCGTGGCCAATGTTGCCACCGACCcggcaacatcagcagcaacagcagcagcagcagcagcaacagttgccacgGCAACAGCCACAGCTGGCGACAATGCCTGCTACTACGATGCGCTCGCGGAGCACGAGGCGGACGGCGATGAGGAGTCGCCGGCAGGACTCCTGCCCCAGGAGTTGCCGCACAGCGCGGCCGCCATCTCGGCGCTGGCCAGCGTGCTGCCCAATATATGCAGCTACGAGGTGACTGCAGcgggcacaacaacaaaagcaacagctgctCCAGCAACAACGCCGCGCATTGAGAAAATCGTGAATCCGCTGGGCACCGTTACGGATGTGCATGCCGGTATTAGCGGTGAGCTGCAAACGGATATGCTGGACGAGGTGGTCGGGCAGCTGGCGGCGGAGGATTGTGTCATACACGAGAATTGCGATGAGGCGCTCTTCCGGCCGGTGGTTGCCATATTCTGTGATGAGCTCGCCGAGCAGCGACGCCacgaacagcagctgcagcggcagcgcgaGCAGCAGGCGGAGGCAGCGGCCGCCGCGGCAGCGGGCGGAGGCATCAGTcctgggcagcagcagcagctggatgACCATAATAAGCCGCCCGTGGTGCTGGCCAATAAGCTAATTGTGCCCGTCATAGCCAAGGAAATGGACGAGGTGATCACGCAAAAGGAGAAGCAACAGAAATCATTGAAATCTCAGGCAGCGGCCGAGGATGCGGCACAGGCGCTCCGATTTGCCGAGCTCTCGCATCTCAACAGGCCGGCGAAGGGCAACAGCAAGGCGACAACAACTGCCAAAACTGCCAGCCAGCTGAAgctaacaacaactgcaacaacaacagcaacagctgcaacaacaacaacaacaacaaaaacgacaacaactgccATCAGCGAGGATGAGCAGCTCGATGATGAGCTGCAGACATCGATTAGCTCCACGCTGTCCCTTAAAAcccaaagcaacaaaaagtcCAAAGCGGCCAAGCACAAGGCtaacaaagcagcagcaagcaatacgcaacaacaacaacaacaacaacaacaacaacagagcaacaagaaagacaaaaaacaagcagcagcagagcagcagcaagaggaggaggaggagctgaAGCCGGAGACAGAGCGGAAGAAAaagcagcagccggagcagAAGCAGGCGCCGAAGCAGGAGCCAAAGCCAGAGCAGAAGCAGGAGACGAAGCAAAAGCCGGAGCCGCAGCTGGCCAAGCTGGGCAAGCCGGAGCCAGAACAGGAGACAGATTATGCGGATGGGCTGCTGGCCAAAAGGGCAGACATAGCAGCTGTTATGGTAAGCAGCGCCAGTGCGCAGGGTCTCGATTTGCATGTGGAAACCGAAcaggagccggagccggaacCGGAAAGTAAGTCGCCCAAGCAAGCCAAGAGCAAGTGCAGCAAGAATATGCCCAAGGCCAAGGAGCACAATGCCAGCCAATATCAGGTGAAGGTGCTGGAGCTGACGCAGCAGCCGGGCAACGCCTGGAAAACTGTCGAAcagcaggcagcaacagccggCAATGATTTTCCCAGCTTGAGCCTGGCCAGAAAGTCGGAGAAACTGCTGCCAGGTCTGATGACGCCGCAGCAGGAGCCGCCGGCGCGGCAGGCGAGCAATTTTGATGACTTCCTGCTGAGCGTATTGCGACCGCTGGAAAcgttgccgccgctgcccgCGCTCGAGCCGCTCCAGATGCCAGAAGATGCTCCAGCggatggagcagcagcagcaactggaacagcagctgaagctggagctgccACAACAGCCGAGAGTCTGATCAATTTTGAGAGCCCACTGCTAGAGAATGCGGCCATGCCGCGCAAGATTACGCCGCCGCCGCGCGGCTTCACCGAACAGAACCTGATCCTGGCGCTGTGCGGCTCGCTGCACTATGAGCATGAGTACGCACAGCTGTTGGCGGCCAAGGCCAAGGCAAAGGCTGGCGAGACGCGCACAGATCTGGCCATGCACAAATCCAACAGCTCATCCGGCTCCGAGGAGCTGCTCTTCATGGAGGAGGAGCCCAAAAAGCTGAGCAAGAAGCACAAgcgcaacaagcagcagcagcaacaagctgcagcagctgcagctgcagccgccgccgcagtcGATGATGAGGAACTGCGTCCattgatcagcatcagcatgTGCGAATCGCAGCTggagaaacagcagcagctgccggaGGAGCAATTGGATTTCGTTATGAAGCAAAGGGATGGGCAAGttgatgccgatgccgatgccgatgcagatgcagatggtgatgatgatggcgatgatgatgacgatgatgatgtcgatgctgatgctgatgccgatgtcgatgttgatgttgatgccAATGTCGTCGCACGCAATAGAACACTGCCCGATGATGATTTGCTGCATTTTGGCAGCAGCGCGACGGCACCGCACTCCGGCACCACCACCGACAGCGAGGGTCCTGTGCCGGCGACCACATCCGATGACAATATCGTCTATGGCACAAGTTTGACAACGGCCGCCCATGCCAAGCTGAAGACCAAAAAGCTGGAGCACAAGATCAATTTGATAGCGGCCATTGAGGCGGCCACCTCCTCGTCCACGTCCTCTGCGGAGGAGAGCAGCGTCGagacgacaacaacatcaacagcagcagcagcaacagcagcagcaacagcagcaacaacaactgcagctgcagctgcaacatgtGTGGCAGCAACTGAAGCAGCTGGCGGCACAGCGGATCTGCTGGGTATGGCAACGCCGTCTGTCTCTGCCGcaagtgttgctgctgcaaataGCACAACactgggcgtgggcgtgggcgttggTGTGGGCGTGCCCGTTACGGGCCAGCCGAGTGCCACAAAGAAGAAGACAAAGCGTCGCAAGAGATAA
- the rudhira gene encoding breast carcinoma-amplified sequence 3 homolog isoform X2 codes for MSADSPRRHHSHHHHHHHHSVGVGGVGGIGVRGGMAMPAIVPPQAVSDRSILDSAIGFINDVTLVHQPQQDPKDTITWARFETSADVSDPRFGDDWELEGNAAPPLLLILGYGLGVQVWAIPANGEAVEVLSWRHGVVTALRVLPTPATATTALDDNGRADEPVDAFAEKRPLVALVDGGSAAASSLLGGGGGHISGGGGSGSAGGGIGNISAGSSHFSAVNFVSLKTGAQVKTIKFKNAVLDIQANRSAVVISFHERLAVFDARTLEDRLTITTCFPSPGINPNPIALGPRWLAYAEHKLLHSKRSGGGCDGEGVPSYTATVLNAAKSFGKGLRELGEQVAAGLTGTSAGSGNSSKSSSFDSATGGADAKQSGVVTIIDVKHPIKDYSPTTGAPLGLTGAHAGGDPIVAHFVAHSEALVAMEFDSSGMLLLTADRRGHDFHVFRIQPHPVGSSLAAVHHLYVLHRGDTSAKVQHIAFSLDSRWAAVSTLRGTTHVFPITPYGGAMGVRTHTSLHVVNKLSRFHRSAGLGADGRSSSPISHSESTTFVQSLQPYHNPTLPPFPRPAVVQPLAQLRQPFVLGSPPGSATLGGVSGGSGSSSSSGGGVGSHQRQRLSSLSDDCGKPLSVCATFAKPRSWLLEPPTATREAPHRVQRKAVDSLFVMAGHGALIQYDLDTKLASNVAKEKICDDTPIELEVEAKAQWNLGRRKDGSQEIIPPLALDNWLIKDRHASLLMDSAHQFDEPDERAESWLAQVEIITHAGPHRRLWMGPQFVFKNYNTPSGSNLNHVDAEAVEIGVTKTTSTTLPSTAAAPSAASLTPSGAIIAAVERSSPLNMPLGAAAGLGATVATTGRAGVPVLIESGSYSSIEQSPKLMDRFRHGHLDSDYGHGDMRLKEDLADAMRESPSTAAARREIGNFFGTDQMDGLANNNNNSNNNNNNTIVTTTTGTTNKLQKLNNTLSNNPNANAAQEQQIDVEPMSTTPPPTTTTTTTAGATATATATKATATTAVAGTGKPLSKPVCNNTAAVGIDGELATVVNIDVFDDQLSLSSISTNSRLSLEGPASQSSPPLSLSNGLMETNLMHFSESAALVSIDGYGGGPADANDSDAIPNL; via the exons ATGTCCGCGGACTCGCCACGCCGCCATCAcagccatcatcatcatcatcatcatcattctGTTGGCGTTGGAGGGGTCGGCGGTATCGGTGTGCGCGGCGGCATGGCCATGCCGGCAATTGTCCCGCCGCAGGCAGTCAGCGATCGCTCCATATTGGACTCGGCCATTGGGTTTATCAATGATGTGACGCTGGTGCATCAGCCGCAGCAGGATCCCAAGGATACCATTACCTGGGCCCGTTTCGAGACGAGCGCCGATGTGAGTGATCCGCGCTTTGGCGACGACTGGGAACTTGAGGGCAATGCGGCACCCCCCTTGCTGCTCATCCTCGGCTACGGCCTGGGCGTGCAGGTGTGGGCCATACCCGCCAACGGTGAAGCCGTCGAGGTGTTATCCTGGCGACATGGCGTTGTCACCGCACTTCGTGTTCTGCCCACCCCGGCAACGGCAACCACCGCACTCGATGACAATGGACGCGCCGATGAGCCAGTCGATGCCTTTGCCGAGAAGCGGCCACTTGTGGCTCTCGTCGATGGCGGCAGCGCTGCAGCCAGCAGTCTACTTGGCGGCGGCGGAGGTCACATctctggcggcggcggctcgGGCTCGGCGGGCGGTGGCATTGGCAATATCTCGGCCGGCTCCTCGCACTTCAGTGCCGTCAATTTCGTTTCACTGAAGACAGGCGCCCAGGTGAAGACCATCAAATTTAAGAATGCCGTACTGGACATTCAAGCCAATCGCTCGGCGGTGGTCATTAGCTTCCACGAGCGTCTGGCGGTGTTTGATGCCCGCACACTGGAGGATCGCCTAACCATAACCACCTGCTTTCCCAGTCCAGG CATCAACCCAAATCCCATAGCGCTCGGTCCACGCTGGCTGGCGTACGCGGAGCACAAGCTGCTCCACTCGAAGCGCAGCGGGGGCGGCTGCGATGGCGAGGGTGTGCCCAGCTATACGGCAACGGTGCTAAATGCAGCCAAATCCTTTGGCAAGGGTCTGCGCGAGCTGGGCGAACAGGTCGCCGCCGGCCTGACCGGCACAAGtgccggcagcggcaacagctcCAAGAGCAGCAGCTTCGACTCGGCGACGGGCGGCGCCGATGCCAAGCAATCGGGCGTGGTGACCATTATAGATGTGAAG CATCCCATTAAGGATTATAGTCCGACGACGGGCGCGCCGCTCGGCTTGACGGGCGCCCATGCGGGCGGGGATCCAATTGTTGCCCATTTTGTGGCGCACAGCGAGGCGCTGGTGGCCATGGAATTCGATAGCTCTGGCATGCTGCTGCTCACAGCGGATCGTCGTGGCCACGATTTCCATGTGTTTCGCATACAGCCGCATCCGGTCGGCTCCAGTTTGGCTGCGGTGCATCATCTGTATGTGCTGCATCGCGGCGATACCAGCGCCAAGGTGCAGCATATTGCCTTCTCGCTGGACTCACGCTGGGCGGCCGTCTCGACGCTTCGCGGCACCACCCATGTCTTCCCCATAACGCCCTACGGCGGCGCCATGGGCGTTCGCACCCACACCTCACTGCATGTGGTCAACAAGCTGTCGCGTTTCCATCGCAGCGCCGGACTGGGCGCCGACGGACGCTCCAGCTCGCCCATATCGCACTCGGAAAGCACCACGTTTGTGCAGTCGCTGCAGCCGTATCATAATCCCACATTGCCGCCATTTCCACGACCCGCTGTCGTCCAGCCGCTGGCACAGCTGCGTCAACCGTTTGTCCTGGGCTCGCCGCCGGGCAGCGCCACGCTGGGCGGCGTCAGCGGCGGatcgggcagcagcagcagctcgggcGGCGGCGTTGGCTCGCATCAGCGTCAGCGTTTATCATCGCTATCGGATGATTGCGGTAAACCGTTGAGCGTTTGCGCCACCTTCGCCAAGCCGCGCTCCTGGCTGCTGGAGCCGCCGACGGCGACGCGTGAGGCGCCGCATCGCGTCCAGCGCAAGGCTGTCGATTCGCTCTTCGTTATGGCCGGCCATGGAGCGCTCATACAATACGATCTGGACACGAAGTTAGCCTCAA ATGTTGCCAAAGAGAAGATTTGTGATGATACGCCCATTGAGTTGGAGGTGGAGGCCAAGGCGCAGTGGAATCTGGGCCGACGCAAGGATGGATCTCAAGAAATTATACCACCGTTAGCGCTGGACAATTGGCTGATCAAAGATCGACATGCCAGCCTGCTGATGGACAGCGCCCATCAGTTCGATGAGCCCGACGAGCGCGCCGAGAGCTGGTTGGCCCAGGTCGAGATTATCACGCACGCCGGTCCACATCGCCGTCTCTGGATGGGGCCGCAGTTTGTTTTCAAGAACTATAATACGCCCAGCGG CTCCAATTTGAACCACGTGGATGCGGAGGCCGTGGAAATAGGCGTTACCAAGACGACAAGCACAACGTTGCCGTCAACGGCAGCCGCTCCATCGGCCGCCTCGTTGACGCCCAGCGGTGCCATCATTGCCGCCGTGGAGCGTTCCAGTCCATTGAACATGCCGCTGGGCGCAGCGGCCGGGCTTGGTGCCACTGTCGCCACCACTGGACGTGCCGGTGTGCCCGTGCTCATCGAATCCGGTTCATATA gcagCATTGAGCAGAGCCCCAAACTGATGGATCGCTTTCGTCACGGGCACTTGGACTCGGACTATGGGCATGGCGATATGCGCCTAAAGGAGGATCTGGCCGATGCCATGCGAGAGTCGCCCTCAACGGCGGCAGCACGTCGCGAGATCG GCAACTTTTTTGGCACTGATCAAATGGATGGactggccaacaacaataacaacagcaacaacaacaacaacaacacgattgtaacaacaacaacgggaaCAACCAACAAGTTGCAAAAGCTGAACAACACATTGAGCAACAATCCCAATGCAAATGCCGCACAGGAGCAGCAAATTGATGTGGAGCCCATGAGCACCACACCgcccccaacaacaacaacaacaacaacagcaggagcaacagcaacagcaacagcaacaaaagcaacagcaacaacagctgtggCAGGAACCGGCAAGCCATTGTCAAAACCAGTGTGCAACAATACCGCAGCGGTGGGCATCGATGGCGAACTTGCCACCGTGGTGAACATCGATGTGTTCGACGATCAGCTGAGCCTgagcagcatcagcaccaACAGCCGCCTCTCGCTGGAGGGTCCGGCATCGCAGTCGTCGCCGCCGCTGAGCCTCAGCAACGGGCTGATGGAGACAAATCTAATGCATTTCAGTGAGAGCGCCGCGCTGGTCTCCATCGATGGCTATGGCGGCGGGCCGGCGGATGCCAACGACTCAGATGCCATACCCAATTTGTGA